The following is a genomic window from Pseudothermotoga thermarum DSM 5069.
TTCAACGGAACGTCAACTTTAAGAATTAATTCGAAAATGAGTGCGACACAGGATACAAGAATTCCAACCATCGAAATGGCTAAAACTTTTGCAAGGCTGTACTTTAAACTTCCAAAATTTGCGGAAACGTAGTATTCGATCAACCCAAAATTTTTGTCTCTGACGACTGTTTGAATGGAAAGTACAAAAACGATCAGTGCAGACGTAAGAAACAAAGCCACAGGGGCAAGAACCGAGGGAATGGAAAACAAGTTTTCTTTTGCCGCTATGTCCAACTGTGGGGCTGGATAACCAGGTGAAGTGAAAAGATACCTTATCACTTGGGGGTCAAAAAATGGGCTACCATTTAGATCTTTAAACATCGAGTTGAAAACATGATACGTGACTGTGGACAGTTGGAAATCAATAGGACTTGGAATGAACTTTATAACCGTTGGTTTTCCAGAATAAAGGTTTTTTGTAAAGTCTTCGGGAATTACGACAACCGCGTTGAGTTCACCACTCAAAAGTTTCTGCAAATAGTTTTGATCAACGTACGACAAGGTTCCACCGCGAAACATGGACATTACAATGCCAACGGTGAGCCGAGAAAGAGGATCTTTGTCGAGGTTTAAAACACCGATCTTCATGTTAATTTCGGTAAAGCTGTTGAAAAGAAAGATCGAAATGATCATCAGCGCAATTGGTATCAAGAAAGTGACAAAAAGTGAAAAACGGCTGCGGAACACCCTTTTCAATTCTACGATTATCAGATGGAAAAAGCCCACTTGCTTTCACCTCTGTTTAAATTGACTAGATGCTTAAAGGCTTTTTGAACGTTTTTCAAATATTTCAACGATTTCAGCGTGTATTTCATCGATATTTCTCTCACCATTTATCACAACAACTCTATTAGGTTCTTTTTGTGCTATCATTAGATATGCTTCTCTAACTTTATTTAAAAATTCTATCCCATTTTTCTCCATCCTATCTTTAATCATCTTGCGTTTCAACGACGTTTCGGGAGTTATATCAAGATAAAATGTCAAATCAGGTTTTACATCAGAAGTGGCAAATCGATTGAGTTCTTCAACCAATTCAAACCCAATACCCCTACCAACTCCTTGGTATGCAACACTTGAGTCTATGAATCTATCTGAGATCACGGTTTTTCCTGCCCTCAAAGCTGGTAAAATTACTTCATCAACAATTTGCGCACGACTTGCAAGAAACAAAAGTAGTTCTGTTCTTGGATATATCTTTAAATCGCTGTTAAGAAGTAAACTTCTTATGAGCTCCCCAACCTCAGTGCCACCAGGTTCACGAACGATAACAAAGTCAATCCCCTTTTTTTGAAGGTATTCCGCAAAAAGCTTTATCTGTGTTCCTTTTCCGCTCCCGTCGATTCCTTCAAAACTTATAAACATAGAATCGGGATCCTTTTAACGAGTTATTGTAAAATCCTCAAAGCCTTGATATGTTGTGGGATTACATTCAACCTTTGTAATTATTGCGCTGCTTGGACCGCGAGAAACTTCTTTCACAAACTGTTCCAAGCTCGATTTGTCGCCTTCAGCGTGAATTTCAACAGTCCCATCTTCGGCGTTTCTCACATACCCTTTTACGCCTAACCTGTGTGCTATACGATAAGTGAAGTACCTGAAGCCAACCCCTTGAACATGACCGTATATCTTCAGAAAAACAGCCTCCATTGGGGTGGTCACCCCTGTACAACAATTCTCGAAAACATGATACCATATTTTAAAAAGCCTGTGGAGTGGAGGTGGTCAGCGTGAATTTCGAAGAAGGATTAACCTTTGATGATGTATTGCTTGTACCACAATACAGCGAGATCTTACCAACTCAGGTTGATGTGAAAACGAGATTGGTTGGAGACATTTGGATAAACATACCTATAGTGAGTGCTGCTATGGATACCGTCACCGAAGCTGAACTTGCAAAAGCACTTGCTCGAGAAGGGGGAGTTGGAGTAATTCACAGGAACATGTCGATAGAGGAACAAGCTCGTCAAGTTTCGGTTGTGAAAAGAACGGAGAATGGAGTTATATATGATCCTGTTACGATAGGTCCTGAGGATACAATTGAAAAAGCACTCGAACTTATGGCGACTTACAGAATAGGAGGATTACCTGTTATCGACGAGGATGGAAAACTACTTGGTTTGATAACGAATAGGGATGTGCGTTTTGAGAAAGATCTCACAAGACCTGTTAAAGAATTGATGACGCCAAGATCTCAACTTATAGTGGCTCCTCCCTCTATATCTCTCGATGAAGCTAAGGAAATTCTCCATAGAAATAAAATTGAGAAGCTTCCACTTGTTGACGATAGCAACAAACTCGTTGGATTGATAACGATAAAAGATATAATGAGCGTAATTGAACATCCAAATGCCGCTAGAGACTCCAAAGGTAGATTGATCGTTGGAGCAGCGGTTGGAACAGGAGAGGACACTTTAGAAAGGGTTCAAGCGCTTTACAATGCGCAGGTGGATTTCGTAGTTGTGGATACAGCTCATGGACATTCAAAAAGAGTTATTGATACGGTTAAGAAGATCAAAGCTTGTTTTCCAAATCTTTATGTGGTTGCTGGCAACGTGGCAACCGCCGAAGGTGCTCTTGCTTTGATAGAAGCTGGTGCTGATTGTGTGAAAGTCGGTGTTGGACCTGGATCCATTTGTACCACCAGAGTGGTGGCTGGTGTTGGTGTCCCACAACTGACCGCAATAATGAACTGTGCAAAGGTAACGAGAAAAAAAGGTGTTACTTTGATTGCCGACGGAGGAATAAGGTATTCTGGGGACATTGTGAAAGCTTTGGCTGCTGGTGCAGATTCCGTTATGATAGGAAGTCTTTTTGCTGGAACAGAGGAAGCGCCTGGAGAAAGCATACTTTACCAAGGTAGAAAGTACAAAGCGTACAGAGGTATGGGAAGTGAGGCTGCTATGAAAAAAGGTAGTGCTGATAGATATTTCCAAAACGCAAATGGCAACAAATTTGTTCCCGAAGGCGTTGAGGGAATGGTTCCTTACAAAGGCACGGTGAAAGATGTGGTTTATCAGTTGGTCGGAGGTTTGAAGGCTGGCATGGGTTACGTTGGAGCAGCAAACCTTGAAGAACTCAGATCAAAAGCAGTTTTTGTGAAAGTCACGCCAGCTGGAGTTAGAGAAAGTCATCCACACGATGTGATAATAATAAAAGAAGCTCCTAACTACTGGAGTTTTTCAACCCAATGAGGGCTATTTGCCCTCATTGGGTTTTCACAAGTTGTGAAAGATCTCCAAGCAACATAAACAAATCATCTATATTTTTTAGAAAACCGAGCCTATTTTGTCTAATATCTTCTCGATCCACCATGACAAAAACATCATCGAAGTACTTGTCAATGTAAGGTTTGAGAGCTATAAGACTTTGCAACGCTTTATCATAGTCAAGCTTTTCCAAAAACTTTGTTACTTCGCTTTTTGCCTTCAAGAAGTTGTTTAAAAGTTCTCTTTCCGCATCCTCTGTGAAAAGCGCCCCATCGTAATGTCTACTGGTGTGATTCTTGGTTATGTTGTGAACCCTTTCAAAAGCTATCGCCAAGTCTGTGAAATCTTTCCTATCAACGATGTTCATTATAGCATTTGCAGCCAAAATTCCTCTCAATGGAGTTGTCCAGAGATGGTTAACAGCCCTTGCCACATCGTATCTCACGCCGTTGTTAACCATGTAGGAATAAAATCTCAAGGAAAAGAATTCCTCAAATGAATTGCTGGTACAACTTATGGAAAGAAGTTCGCACGAATAATTCAGCAGATCTTTCAGGTTTAAATCCCATCTGTTGAATTCTATCAACCAATAAATGGTTTCGGCTTTTGACCTTAAACCAAATGGATCCTTTGACCCTGATGGTATGTTACCTATGCAAATGTTTCCAACGATTGTGTCCACCCTATCAGCCAAGCCAATCACGCCAGCTATCGTGGTTTTTGGCCTCAAGGAATATTGTTCTTCTATGGCCATGGCAATCTCTTTGCTTTCTCCCTTCATAAGTGCATAGATTCTTCCCATTGTTCCTTGAAGTTCTGGAAATTCAAAAACGACATGACTGGCAATGTCAAACTTTGACAGTTTCGCTGCACGCACAATAGGCTCTTTCAAATGCTGCAATTTTACCTTTTCGCAAATGTACTCCGATAGTTTCACAATTCTTTCAACTTTATCGTACAATGTCCCCAATTCTTTTTGAAAGACCATTCCTTTGAGTTTGTTGTTGAAGTATTCAAAATCTTTTTTAATGTCAATTTCAAAGTAGTATCTGGCATCCTCCAAGCGAGCGTTAACAACGTTTTTGTAACCTTCTACAACTTTTGTCATATTTCCACCAGGTCTGTCAGCAAATGCAACAAAAATCGACGAAATTTTGCCATCCTTGTAGGTTGTAAAAGCTCTCAAATGATGCTTGATTGTTACAGTTATCAATTCTTCCGGTAGACTTAGGTATTTTTCATCAAATTGGCCAACGATAGCAATGGGATATTCAGCGATCTTTGATATTTCCTTAATCAAAGCCTCGTCTTTGTCGCAGGTTAATTGGTGCGTTCTCTCGATTTCTTCTATTTGTTGTTTTATTTTTTCAATTCTCTCGTTTTCGTCGACCAAAACGAAATTTTCCCTTAGAAGATTCACATAGTCAGCTGGATGGGTTATTTGCACAAATCTGTCAAAGTATGGATGTGCTCGTGTGGCGTTGGATGCCGTTTTTCCAAAAATTTGTAAGGGTAACACCTTTTCATCGTAAAGTGCTACAACCCATTTAACAGGTCGAACGAATTCAAAAGAGCCATCGCCCCATCTCATTGGTTTTGAAAAATTGAGGTTGGACAGGATATCTTTAAAGATTTTCGGTAAAATAGCCTCAGTTGATTGGCCTTCGATTTCTTTACAAAGGTAGACGTAACCATCTTTGATTAGTACATCTTTTTCAGTGGCGTTGTTTGCCTTTAGAAAACCGATTAAAGCTTGGGTTGGTTGACCTTGTGAATATGCTACACTTTCCGAAGGACCACGTTTTTGAACAAGCACTTTTTCTTGTTTTTCCGCTAAATCCTCGATGATGATCGCAAATCTACGATTTGTTGCATAGCATCGAATGTTAGAGAATGTTAAACGTTCTTCTTTCAACTTCTGCTGAGATAAGCTTGAAAGCTGTTGTAAAAGATTTTCAATTTCACTTGCCGGCATTTCCTCCACACCTATTTCCAGCAATGCCATGTGCCTGCTCATGATTTGATTCCTCCTTGAAATGCTTCAGCGCACCTTTTTGCCATAGATCTTATTGATCTTATGTATTGCTGCCTTTGCGCAACACTTATAGCACCTCTTGCGTCCAACAAGTTAAACACATGTGAACATTTCACCATGTAGTCGTATGCAACAAGAAAGTTGTTCGCCTGAATTTGGGATTCAAATTCGGCGGCGTAAAGATCGTAAAGTGTAAACAACTTTTGAGGATCGGACATCTCGAAGTTGTACTTTGAAAACTGCCTTTCATTTTCAAGGTAAAGTTCTCCGTAACTGATTTTTTCGTTCCACATCACGTCAAAAATGTTGTTTTTTCCTTGCAGGTACATCGCTATTCTTTCAAGCCCGTATGTGATTTCAAGAGGTATTTCTTTCAAGGTTATCCCACCAATTTGCTGGAAATACGTAAATTGAGTTATCTCCATACCATCCAGCCAAACTTCCCAACCAACCCCCCATGCTCCAAGAGTCGGTGATTCCCAGTTATCCTCGATGAACCTCACATCGTGCTCGCTCAAATCAATGTTCAAAGCTTTGAGTGAATCAAGATACAGTCGCTGGGAATCCTCGGGAGAAGGTTTTATTATGACTTGGTATTGGAAATACCTCTGAAGACGATTAGGATTTTCACCGTATCGACCATCTGTCGGTCTTCTACTTGGTTGAACGTATGCCACCATCCATGGACCTTTTCTGAGACAACCGAAAAAAGTCGCTGGATGAAACGTTCCTGCACCAACTTCTAAATCGTACGGTTGATCGATCATGCATCCAACTTTTGCCCAATAATCGTTAAGTCTTTGGATGATCTCCTGTAGGTACATTTTTAAACACCTCCATTCTTTAAGAAATTATACATTCTAAAACGCCACCCGCACATAGTTTAAAAGTAATCTTTTACGAAAAACTTTTTGTTATACTTTATTTTGAAAGCATTCAACAAGGAGGGGTCAACGTTGATTTTAAGGGTTAATCTGAATAATCGAAAGGTAACTGTAGAACCTGTTGCTGAGGATGTGTTGAAGCTTTTTATAGGTGGTAGGGGATTGGCCGCAAAGATACTTTGGGATGAGGTCAAGGATGTCGATCCACTTTCAGCTGAAAACAAATTGGTAATCGCAGCTGGTCCCTTCAACGGTTTGAGAACTCCCAGTGGTGGAAAGCTAGTTCTTGCAGCTAAAAGTCCTTTAACAGGTGGATATGGGGATGGAAACATAGGGACTTTGGCATCTGTTCATCTGAGAAAAGCTGGGTACATGGCTTTGATTATCGAGGGAGCTTCGGAAAAACCAGTTTATCTTTATATAGAAGATGATAACGTAAGCATTCTAAGCGCAGAAGGGCTTTGGGGGCTTGACACCTTTGAAACAGAACGAAGACTTAAACAAATTTACGGTGAAAATGTTGGAGTTCTTTCCATAGGACCAGCGGGAGAAAACTTGGTGCGCTTTGCCGTTGTTATTTCCCAAGAAGGTAGAGCAGGTGGTAGACCTGGTATAGGTGCCGTTATGGGAAGTAAGAAACTCAAAGCCATAGTGATAAAGGGAACCAAGGAGGTTCCTG
Proteins encoded in this region:
- a CDS encoding ABC transporter permease encodes the protein MGFFHLIIVELKRVFRSRFSLFVTFLIPIALMIISIFLFNSFTEINMKIGVLNLDKDPLSRLTVGIVMSMFRGGTLSYVDQNYLQKLLSGELNAVVVIPEDFTKNLYSGKPTVIKFIPSPIDFQLSTVTYHVFNSMFKDLNGSPFFDPQVIRYLFTSPGYPAPQLDIAAKENLFSIPSVLAPVALFLTSALIVFVLSIQTVVRDKNFGLIEYYVSANFGSLKYSLAKVLAISMVGILVSCVALIFELILKVDVPLNLTLNLLLINSLVHASLGIMISALSNNENFASLIGICFVILIFLFSGIAVPVTSIPKALRIFALYNPLFLETGILRKAQMYNKPDFNGIFILTVEAIILILSAILVIKKQFVRR
- the tmk gene encoding dTMP kinase, producing the protein MFISFEGIDGSGKGTQIKLFAEYLQKKGIDFVIVREPGGTEVGELIRSLLLNSDLKIYPRTELLLFLASRAQIVDEVILPALRAGKTVISDRFIDSSVAYQGVGRGIGFELVEELNRFATSDVKPDLTFYLDITPETSLKRKMIKDRMEKNGIEFLNKVREAYLMIAQKEPNRVVVINGERNIDEIHAEIVEIFEKRSKSL
- a CDS encoding acylphosphatase, with the translated sequence MEAVFLKIYGHVQGVGFRYFTYRIAHRLGVKGYVRNAEDGTVEIHAEGDKSSLEQFVKEVSRGPSSAIITKVECNPTTYQGFEDFTITR
- the guaB gene encoding IMP dehydrogenase; protein product: MNFEEGLTFDDVLLVPQYSEILPTQVDVKTRLVGDIWINIPIVSAAMDTVTEAELAKALAREGGVGVIHRNMSIEEQARQVSVVKRTENGVIYDPVTIGPEDTIEKALELMATYRIGGLPVIDEDGKLLGLITNRDVRFEKDLTRPVKELMTPRSQLIVAPPSISLDEAKEILHRNKIEKLPLVDDSNKLVGLITIKDIMSVIEHPNAARDSKGRLIVGAAVGTGEDTLERVQALYNAQVDFVVVDTAHGHSKRVIDTVKKIKACFPNLYVVAGNVATAEGALALIEAGADCVKVGVGPGSICTTRVVAGVGVPQLTAIMNCAKVTRKKGVTLIADGGIRYSGDIVKALAAGADSVMIGSLFAGTEEAPGESILYQGRKYKAYRGMGSEAAMKKGSADRYFQNANGNKFVPEGVEGMVPYKGTVKDVVYQLVGGLKAGMGYVGAANLEELRSKAVFVKVTPAGVRESHPHDVIIIKEAPNYWSFSTQ
- the glyS gene encoding glycine--tRNA ligase subunit beta, with amino-acid sequence MSRHMALLEIGVEEMPASEIENLLQQLSSLSQQKLKEERLTFSNIRCYATNRRFAIIIEDLAEKQEKVLVQKRGPSESVAYSQGQPTQALIGFLKANNATEKDVLIKDGYVYLCKEIEGQSTEAILPKIFKDILSNLNFSKPMRWGDGSFEFVRPVKWVVALYDEKVLPLQIFGKTASNATRAHPYFDRFVQITHPADYVNLLRENFVLVDENERIEKIKQQIEEIERTHQLTCDKDEALIKEISKIAEYPIAIVGQFDEKYLSLPEELITVTIKHHLRAFTTYKDGKISSIFVAFADRPGGNMTKVVEGYKNVVNARLEDARYYFEIDIKKDFEYFNNKLKGMVFQKELGTLYDKVERIVKLSEYICEKVKLQHLKEPIVRAAKLSKFDIASHVVFEFPELQGTMGRIYALMKGESKEIAMAIEEQYSLRPKTTIAGVIGLADRVDTIVGNICIGNIPSGSKDPFGLRSKAETIYWLIEFNRWDLNLKDLLNYSCELLSISCTSNSFEEFFSLRFYSYMVNNGVRYDVARAVNHLWTTPLRGILAANAIMNIVDRKDFTDLAIAFERVHNITKNHTSRHYDGALFTEDAERELLNNFLKAKSEVTKFLEKLDYDKALQSLIALKPYIDKYFDDVFVMVDREDIRQNRLGFLKNIDDLFMLLGDLSQLVKTQ
- a CDS encoding glycine--tRNA ligase subunit alpha; the protein is MYLQEIIQRLNDYWAKVGCMIDQPYDLEVGAGTFHPATFFGCLRKGPWMVAYVQPSRRPTDGRYGENPNRLQRYFQYQVIIKPSPEDSQRLYLDSLKALNIDLSEHDVRFIEDNWESPTLGAWGVGWEVWLDGMEITQFTYFQQIGGITLKEIPLEITYGLERIAMYLQGKNNIFDVMWNEKISYGELYLENERQFSKYNFEMSDPQKLFTLYDLYAAEFESQIQANNFLVAYDYMVKCSHVFNLLDARGAISVAQRQQYIRSIRSMAKRCAEAFQGGIKS